In bacterium, the following proteins share a genomic window:
- a CDS encoding prephenate dehydrogenase/arogenate dehydrogenase family protein yields the protein VPAAARALAPHLRPGTVVTDVGSTKAALVAAVEAVLPAGVPFVGGHPIAGTEESGFTASFAGLYRGARCLLTPGASSTPAAVATVRSLWESVGMRVEEMDAGTHDRILAVISHLPHVVAYALVNAAAAAERGAPGLLSYTGGGFRDFTRIAASHPAMWRDICLDNRNEVLAAVDLFLAEAQRLRAMIAAGDGAGLEAAFAAARVVRRSLAPPPGGGPAARGDGR from the coding sequence GTGCCCGCGGCCGCCCGCGCGCTCGCGCCGCACCTGCGCCCCGGCACCGTCGTCACCGACGTCGGCAGCACGAAGGCGGCGCTGGTCGCGGCGGTCGAGGCGGTCCTCCCCGCGGGCGTGCCCTTCGTCGGCGGCCACCCCATCGCGGGCACCGAGGAGTCGGGCTTCACGGCCTCGTTCGCCGGGCTGTACCGCGGCGCGCGCTGCCTGCTCACGCCGGGCGCGAGCTCGACACCGGCGGCGGTGGCGACGGTGCGCTCGCTCTGGGAGTCGGTCGGCATGCGCGTCGAGGAGATGGACGCGGGGACGCACGACCGCATCCTCGCGGTGATCAGCCACCTGCCGCACGTCGTCGCCTACGCGCTGGTCAACGCCGCGGCCGCGGCGGAGCGCGGGGCGCCCGGTCTGCTCTCCTACACGGGCGGCGGCTTCCGCGACTTCACGCGCATCGCCGCGTCGCACCCGGCGATGTGGCGCGACATCTGCCTCGACAATCGCAACGAGGTCCTCGCGGCGGTCGACCTGTTCCTCGCCGAGGCGCAGCGCCTGCGCGCGATGATCGCCGCCGGCGACGGCGCGGGGCTCGAGGCCGCGTTCGCGGCGGCGCGGGTCGTCCGCCGCTCGCTGGCGCCGCCGCCGGGGGGCGGGCCGGCCGCGCGGGGGGACGGGCGGTGA
- the aroA gene encoding 3-phosphoshikimate 1-carboxyvinyltransferase, whose protein sequence is MRRARVRAVAALRGEVRVPGDKSISHRALILASQAEGACVIRGLSPGGDVRNTARALRALGVALGRWGEEPLAVSGAGLGGWREPGGVLDFGNSGTGIRLMAGMLAAHPFFSVLTGDRYLRRRPMRRVAEPLRLMGARIAGRAGGTLAPLAIEGARLRGAGYASPVASAQVKSALLLAGLLADGETSVTEPERSRDHTERMLRFLGVDVRVAGTAVSLAGGTPWRARDLTVPGDPSSAAFLLAAAAISPDAQITVRDVCVNPTRTGFFEVLRAMGARLRLTRRREVCGEPVADVTAASSELRGIDVPPELVPQTIDEFPILAATALFARGTTRVTGAAELRVKESDRIRTMCLELARLGARVRELPDGLEIEGGHPLRGAACASHGDHRVAMSLAVAGGAIRGETRIADTACVATSFPGFWDLMRGLGARVTEG, encoded by the coding sequence GTGAGACGCGCCCGCGTCCGCGCCGTCGCGGCCCTCCGCGGCGAGGTGCGCGTCCCCGGCGACAAGTCCATCTCGCACCGCGCGCTCATCCTCGCCTCCCAGGCCGAGGGCGCGTGCGTGATCCGCGGGCTCTCGCCAGGCGGCGACGTGCGCAACACCGCGCGGGCGCTGCGGGCCCTCGGCGTGGCGCTGGGGCGCTGGGGCGAGGAGCCGCTCGCCGTCTCCGGCGCCGGGCTCGGCGGCTGGCGCGAGCCGGGGGGCGTCCTCGACTTCGGCAACTCCGGCACGGGCATCAGGCTCATGGCGGGGATGCTCGCGGCGCACCCGTTCTTCTCCGTCCTCACGGGCGATCGCTACCTGCGCCGGCGGCCGATGCGGCGCGTCGCCGAGCCCCTGCGGCTGATGGGCGCGCGCATCGCCGGGCGCGCCGGCGGCACGCTGGCGCCGCTCGCGATCGAGGGTGCGCGCCTGCGCGGCGCCGGCTACGCCTCCCCCGTCGCCTCGGCGCAGGTCAAGTCCGCGCTGCTGCTCGCCGGCCTGCTGGCCGACGGGGAGACGTCGGTGACGGAACCGGAGCGCTCGCGCGACCACACCGAACGGATGCTGCGGTTCCTCGGCGTCGACGTGCGGGTGGCCGGGACGGCGGTCTCCCTCGCCGGCGGGACGCCCTGGCGCGCCCGCGACCTGACCGTGCCTGGCGACCCCTCGTCGGCCGCCTTCCTGCTCGCCGCGGCGGCGATCTCCCCGGACGCGCAGATCACGGTGCGCGACGTCTGCGTCAACCCGACGCGCACGGGCTTCTTCGAGGTCCTGCGCGCAATGGGCGCCCGCCTCCGGCTCACCCGCCGGCGTGAGGTCTGCGGCGAGCCGGTCGCCGACGTCACCGCGGCGTCAAGCGAGCTGCGCGGGATCGACGTCCCGCCCGAGCTGGTGCCGCAGACGATCGACGAGTTCCCCATCCTCGCCGCGACGGCGCTGTTCGCGCGCGGCACGACGCGCGTCACCGGCGCCGCGGAGCTGCGCGTCAAGGAGTCGGATCGCATCCGCACGATGTGCCTCGAGCTCGCGCGTCTCGGGGCGCGGGTGCGCGAGCTGCCCGACGGGCTCGAGATCGAGGGCGGGCACCCGCTGCGCGGCGCCGCCTGCGCCAGCCACGGAGACCACCGCGTGGCGATGTCGCTCGCGGTCGCCGGCGGGGCCATCCGCGGCGAGACGCGGATCGCCGACACCGCCTGCGTGGCGACGAGCTTCCCCGGCTTCTGGGACCTCATGCGCGGCCTCGGCGCGCGGGTCACCGAGGGCTAG
- the cmk gene encoding (d)CMP kinase has protein sequence MTGAGGARRLIVAIDGPAAAGKSTAGKALAARLGYLYIDTGALYRAVAWLAERDGLADAPGEAIARGALAADIRLEGDPARLRVLVDGRDVSAEIRTERMSQLSSRLSALPEVRAALLGLQRRLGAAGGVVMDGRDIGTVIFPGADAKFFVSASAGARARRRHEELLARGLPSDEARVRAELEERDARDAGRDHAPLRAAEDAVAIDTTSLTPEQVLERMLEVVESRRTER, from the coding sequence GTGACGGGAGCGGGCGGCGCGCGGCGGCTCATCGTCGCGATCGACGGGCCGGCGGCGGCCGGCAAGTCCACCGCCGGCAAGGCGCTGGCCGCCCGCCTCGGCTATCTCTACATCGACACCGGCGCCCTCTACCGCGCGGTGGCCTGGCTGGCCGAGCGCGACGGGCTCGCCGACGCCCCCGGCGAGGCCATCGCCCGCGGGGCGCTTGCCGCCGACATCCGCCTCGAGGGCGATCCGGCGCGGCTGCGCGTGCTCGTCGACGGCCGCGACGTCTCGGCCGAGATCCGCACCGAGCGCATGAGCCAGCTGTCCTCGCGGCTCTCCGCGCTGCCCGAGGTGCGCGCGGCGCTGCTCGGGCTGCAGCGGCGCCTCGGGGCGGCGGGCGGCGTCGTCATGGACGGGCGCGACATCGGCACGGTGATCTTCCCGGGGGCGGACGCGAAGTTCTTCGTCTCCGCCTCGGCGGGCGCCCGCGCCCGCCGGCGCCACGAGGAGCTGCTCGCCCGCGGGCTGCCCTCGGACGAGGCGCGCGTGCGCGCCGAGCTGGAAGAGCGCGACGCCCGCGACGCCGGGCGGGACCACGCGCCGCTGCGCGCGGCCGAAGACGCCGTCGCGATCGACACCACCTCCCTGACGCCGGAACAGGTGCTGGAACGGATGCTCGAGGTGGTAGAATCCCGGCGCACTGAGAGATAA
- a CDS encoding ATP-grasp domain-containing protein, with protein MRIAVLYRALDPRFSKNFPADTSGREDESYQESIVAALREKGHDAFAFRVREDHLQDLANLDCDLAFNLVEEGLNNDSSLEPHLPAILDVYGLPYTGGDFLSIATTLDKARTKEILGYHGVATPAFQIFSGADDPLREGLPFPLIVKPLHEDASIGVFRDSVVADEAALRRKVRQILRKYRQPAIVEEYVDGRELSVGVIEQGSRRLVTPVNEVIFNFPPGVPRIFTYVGKWDSDSEEYAGIVPDQCPALDLPAAAEEEIRRVGLQVFELLRLRGYARVDYRLRADGRLFVLEVNANPLIGEYSVMATMAEKMGWPFPKFIHTIAVEAYRRFQRENRAVTLRRLPPEENDEGRGAPASAGRRP; from the coding sequence GTGAGAATCGCAGTGCTGTACCGGGCGCTCGACCCGCGCTTCTCCAAGAACTTCCCGGCCGACACCAGCGGCCGCGAGGACGAGAGCTACCAGGAGTCCATCGTCGCGGCGCTGCGCGAGAAGGGGCACGACGCCTTCGCCTTCCGCGTGCGCGAGGACCACCTCCAGGACCTCGCGAACCTCGACTGCGACCTGGCCTTCAACCTCGTCGAGGAGGGCCTCAACAACGACTCCTCGCTGGAGCCGCACCTGCCGGCGATCCTCGACGTCTACGGCCTGCCCTACACCGGCGGCGACTTCCTCTCGATCGCCACGACGCTCGACAAGGCGCGCACGAAGGAGATCCTCGGCTATCACGGCGTCGCGACGCCGGCCTTCCAGATCTTCTCCGGCGCCGATGACCCGCTGCGCGAGGGCCTCCCCTTCCCCCTCATCGTCAAGCCGCTGCACGAGGACGCCAGCATCGGCGTCTTCCGCGACTCGGTCGTGGCCGACGAGGCGGCGCTGCGGCGCAAGGTCCGCCAGATCCTGCGCAAGTACCGCCAGCCGGCGATCGTCGAGGAGTACGTCGACGGCCGCGAGCTCTCGGTCGGGGTCATCGAGCAGGGCTCGCGCCGGCTCGTGACGCCGGTCAACGAGGTGATCTTCAACTTCCCCCCGGGCGTGCCGCGGATCTTCACCTACGTCGGCAAGTGGGACTCGGACTCCGAGGAGTACGCGGGGATCGTCCCCGACCAGTGCCCGGCGCTCGATCTGCCGGCGGCCGCCGAGGAGGAGATCAGGCGCGTCGGGCTCCAGGTCTTCGAGCTGCTGCGGCTGCGCGGGTACGCCCGCGTCGACTACCGCCTGCGCGCCGATGGCCGCCTCTTCGTGCTCGAGGTCAACGCCAACCCGCTCATCGGCGAGTACTCGGTGATGGCGACCATGGCCGAGAAGATGGGCTGGCCGTTCCCGAAGTTCATCCACACGATCGCGGTCGAGGCCTACCGCCGCTTCCAGCGCGAGAACCGCGCCGTGACGCTGCGCAGGCTCCCGCCCGAGGAGAACGACGAGGGGCGCGGGGCGCCAGCGTCCGCCGGCCGCAGGCCCTGA
- the ispH gene encoding 4-hydroxy-3-methylbut-2-enyl diphosphate reductase, whose translation MAQVQVREGRQVEVARHAGFCFGVRRAIRLVEEALAADGGPVTSLGPVIHNPQVVRSLEERGLRRAADVGEVDHGVVVIRSHGAPPRVHAELAARGLAVVDATCPFVKKLHRQARRLHHEGYRVVIVGDAAHSEITSLTEDPAFAGLVVAGPADLEGVKISGRVGLTAQTTQTHENLQAVAGRILPHAVELRIFNTICDSTATRQTEARELAARADVMVVIGGRNSANTRRLAEICRETGTRTVWVETADELSPELIGDAMRVGLTAGASTPEWIITDVLRRLETLPAGVPGTGTHLPSGGGISPNRR comes from the coding sequence ATGGCACAGGTACAGGTCCGCGAGGGCCGCCAGGTCGAAGTCGCCCGCCACGCGGGATTCTGCTTCGGCGTCCGTCGCGCGATCCGCCTCGTCGAGGAGGCGCTCGCCGCGGACGGCGGCCCCGTGACCTCGCTCGGCCCCGTCATCCACAACCCCCAGGTGGTGCGCTCGCTCGAGGAGCGCGGACTGCGCCGCGCCGCGGACGTCGGGGAAGTGGACCACGGCGTCGTGGTCATCCGCTCGCACGGCGCCCCGCCCCGGGTCCACGCCGAGCTGGCGGCGCGCGGGCTCGCGGTCGTCGACGCCACCTGCCCCTTCGTCAAGAAGCTGCACCGGCAGGCCCGGCGGCTGCACCACGAGGGCTACCGCGTCGTCATCGTCGGGGACGCCGCGCACTCGGAGATCACGAGCCTCACCGAGGACCCCGCGTTCGCCGGCCTCGTGGTCGCGGGCCCGGCCGACCTCGAGGGCGTGAAGATCTCCGGGCGCGTCGGGCTCACCGCGCAGACGACGCAGACCCACGAGAACCTCCAGGCGGTGGCCGGCCGCATCCTGCCGCACGCCGTCGAGCTGCGCATCTTCAACACGATCTGCGACTCCACCGCGACGCGCCAGACCGAGGCGCGCGAACTGGCGGCGCGCGCGGATGTCATGGTCGTCATCGGCGGGCGCAACAGCGCGAACACCCGCCGGCTCGCCGAGATCTGCCGGGAGACGGGCACCCGGACGGTCTGGGTCGAGACCGCGGACGAACTCTCGCCGGAACTGATCGGGGACGCGATGCGCGTCGGCCTCACGGCCGGCGCCTCGACCCCCGAGTGGATCATCACGGATGTCCTCCGGCGCCTCGAGACCCTCCCCGCGGGGGTCCCGGGCACCGGGACGCACCTCCCCAGTGGGGGAGGCATTTCACCCAACAGGAGGTAG
- a CDS encoding 30S ribosomal protein S1, whose protein sequence is MSDATNNATQEPQEESRREVKKPRQQQGRAFQIHQHDEADAGERAEMGRLYDETLVNLEEGEIVRGRVIKITDQEVLVDVGFKSEGSIPINEFRRDNVPAVGDEVEVFLEEAENAEGHLILSKEKADKAKVWEEITRSFEEDREIEGVVTDKIKGGLAVDIGVRGFLPGSQVDLRPVRDLGQFVGQKIVMKILKLNRQRGNVVLSRRAVLEKGREEKRRETLKNLVVGMRIKGVVKNITEYGAFIDLGGVDGLLHITDMSWGRISHPSEVLMVGEEVEVVVLKFDRETERVSLGLKQKTQDPWTNLGQKYPVGSRVKGKVVSLTDYGAFVELEEGVEGLVHVSEMSWTKKVKHPSKILSVGDQIECQVLNVDENVKRISLGIKQIEANPWDVIEQKYPVGSVITGKVRNLTEFGAFVGLDEGIDGLVHVSDISWTKKIKHPSEVLKKGDTVEAVVLNIDKARERLSLGIKQVQGDPWQEFTTKHGIGKTVTGTVVKITDFGVFVSIAGGIEGLIHASELGSDRNARPENFAIGQELKAKVIRIDQGERKASLSLKALEHDQERADYDQYVGRQGSGAVSIGDLMEEKRRSREEE, encoded by the coding sequence ATGTCCGACGCAACCAACAACGCCACGCAGGAGCCGCAGGAGGAGTCCCGGAGGGAGGTGAAGAAGCCGCGCCAGCAGCAGGGGCGCGCGTTCCAGATCCATCAGCACGACGAGGCGGACGCCGGCGAGCGCGCCGAGATGGGCCGCCTCTACGACGAGACCCTCGTCAACCTCGAGGAGGGCGAGATCGTCCGCGGCCGGGTCATCAAGATCACGGACCAGGAGGTCCTCGTCGACGTGGGCTTCAAGTCCGAGGGCTCGATCCCGATCAACGAGTTCCGGCGCGACAACGTCCCGGCGGTCGGTGACGAGGTCGAGGTCTTCCTCGAGGAGGCCGAGAACGCCGAGGGACACCTGATCCTCTCCAAGGAGAAGGCCGACAAGGCCAAGGTCTGGGAGGAGATCACCCGCTCCTTCGAGGAGGACCGCGAGATCGAGGGCGTCGTCACCGACAAGATCAAGGGCGGGCTCGCCGTCGACATCGGCGTGCGCGGCTTCCTCCCCGGCTCCCAGGTCGACCTGCGCCCCGTGCGCGACCTCGGCCAGTTCGTGGGCCAGAAGATCGTGATGAAGATCCTCAAGCTCAACCGCCAGCGCGGCAACGTGGTGCTCTCGCGCCGCGCCGTGCTGGAGAAGGGCCGCGAGGAGAAGCGCCGCGAGACGCTCAAGAACCTCGTCGTCGGCATGCGCATCAAGGGCGTCGTCAAGAACATCACGGAGTACGGCGCCTTCATCGACCTTGGCGGCGTCGACGGCCTGCTGCACATCACCGACATGTCCTGGGGCCGCATCAGCCACCCCTCCGAGGTGCTGATGGTCGGCGAGGAGGTCGAGGTCGTCGTCCTCAAGTTCGACCGCGAGACCGAGCGCGTGAGCCTCGGCCTCAAGCAGAAGACCCAGGACCCCTGGACCAACCTCGGCCAGAAGTACCCGGTCGGCTCGCGCGTCAAGGGCAAGGTCGTCAGCCTCACCGACTACGGCGCCTTCGTCGAGCTCGAGGAGGGCGTCGAGGGGCTCGTGCACGTCTCCGAGATGTCCTGGACCAAGAAGGTCAAGCACCCCTCGAAGATCCTCTCGGTGGGCGACCAGATCGAGTGCCAGGTGCTGAATGTCGACGAGAACGTCAAGCGCATCAGCCTCGGCATCAAGCAGATCGAGGCCAACCCCTGGGACGTCATCGAGCAGAAGTACCCGGTCGGCTCGGTGATCACCGGCAAGGTGCGCAACCTCACCGAGTTCGGCGCCTTCGTCGGCCTCGACGAGGGGATCGACGGCCTCGTGCACGTCTCCGACATCTCCTGGACCAAGAAGATCAAGCACCCCTCGGAGGTCCTCAAGAAGGGCGACACGGTCGAGGCGGTGGTCCTGAACATCGACAAGGCGCGCGAGCGCCTGAGCCTCGGCATCAAGCAGGTGCAGGGCGACCCCTGGCAGGAGTTCACGACCAAACACGGCATCGGCAAGACCGTCACCGGCACCGTGGTCAAGATCACGGACTTCGGCGTCTTCGTCTCGATCGCCGGCGGCATCGAGGGGCTGATCCACGCCTCGGAGCTGGGCTCGGACCGCAACGCGCGGCCGGAGAACTTCGCGATCGGCCAGGAGCTCAAGGCGAAGGTCATCCGCATCGACCAGGGCGAGCGCAAGGCCTCGCTGAGCCTCAAGGCGCTCGAGCACGACCAGGAGCGGGCCGACTACGACCAGTATGTCGGCCGCCAGGGCAGCGGCGCCGTGAGCATCGGCGACCTGATGGAAGAGAAGCGCCGCAGCCGCGAAGAGGAGTAG
- the sppA gene encoding signal peptide peptidase SppA — protein MARLKYPFIALAGLSAAAALLLLLAGGRGERRVLPQAPFGAERVAVVELTGIMTGSQDAGSRATSARRVVEQLEKHRDDATVKAVVLRIDSPGGTVVAAQEITAALGRLRGAGKKLVTSMGDMAASGGFYVACGTDHIVASPGTLTGSIGVIMQFPNYQGLFGKLGLSTNTIKSGEFKDVGNGAREMTERDRRLLQALVDDVQGQFVAAVAAGRRMRPDRVGELADGRVYSGRQAKELGLVDELGDLDTAIAAASRLAGIAGKPEVLREKPRRRLWEMLDARFAALFPAPLQSESYLEGRPLYLWQ, from the coding sequence ATGGCCAGACTGAAGTACCCCTTCATCGCCCTCGCCGGCCTCTCGGCGGCCGCGGCGCTGCTGCTCCTGCTCGCCGGCGGGCGGGGCGAGCGGCGCGTGCTCCCGCAGGCACCGTTCGGCGCCGAGCGGGTGGCCGTCGTGGAGCTGACGGGCATCATGACCGGCTCCCAGGACGCGGGCAGTCGCGCCACGAGCGCCCGCCGCGTGGTCGAGCAACTGGAGAAGCACCGCGACGACGCGACCGTGAAGGCGGTCGTGCTGCGCATCGATTCGCCTGGCGGCACGGTCGTCGCGGCGCAGGAGATCACGGCGGCGCTCGGGCGGCTGCGGGGCGCCGGCAAGAAGCTGGTCACGTCCATGGGTGACATGGCGGCCTCCGGCGGCTTTTACGTCGCCTGCGGGACCGACCACATCGTCGCCAGCCCGGGGACGCTCACCGGCTCCATCGGCGTCATCATGCAGTTCCCGAACTACCAGGGCCTCTTCGGCAAGCTCGGCCTCTCGACGAACACCATCAAGAGCGGCGAGTTCAAGGACGTCGGCAACGGCGCGCGCGAGATGACCGAGCGCGACCGGCGGCTGCTGCAGGCGCTCGTCGACGACGTGCAGGGCCAGTTCGTCGCGGCGGTCGCCGCCGGGCGCAGGATGCGGCCGGACCGCGTCGGCGAGCTGGCCGACGGCCGCGTCTACTCCGGCCGCCAGGCCAAGGAGCTGGGCCTCGTCGACGAGCTCGGAGACCTCGACACGGCCATTGCCGCCGCCTCGCGGCTGGCCGGCATCGCGGGCAAGCCCGAAGTGCTCCGCGAGAAGCCGCGCCGGCGTCTCTGGGAGATGCTCGACGCAAGGTTCGCGGCGCTCTTCCCCGCGCCGCTGCAGTCAGAGTCCTACCTCGAGGGCCGTCCGCTGTACCTCTGGCAGTAG
- a CDS encoding arsenosugar biosynthesis-associated peroxidase-like protein, whose protein sequence is MGDYYDKKDLADFANIGEFAPEQGSAFFDYYAKATGEGRLTAREKGLIALAVATTQNCPYCIDAWTNACLSLGVPREEMMEAVHVGAAMMAGITLAHATQMRKIVKKKEM, encoded by the coding sequence ATGGGTGACTACTATGACAAGAAGGACCTCGCCGACTTCGCGAACATCGGCGAATTCGCGCCCGAGCAGGGCAGCGCGTTCTTCGACTACTACGCGAAGGCCACGGGCGAGGGTCGGCTCACGGCGCGCGAGAAGGGCCTGATCGCCCTGGCGGTGGCCACCACGCAGAACTGCCCCTATTGCATCGACGCCTGGACCAACGCCTGCCTCTCGCTCGGGGTGCCGCGGGAGGAGATGATGGAGGCCGTCCACGTCGGCGCGGCGATGATGGCGGGGATCACGCTGGCCCACGCGACCCAGATGCGCAAGATCGTGAAGAAGAAGGAGATGTAG
- the arsS gene encoding arsenosugar biosynthesis radical SAM (seleno)protein ArsS (Some members of this family are selenoproteins.) codes for MPAGAFEQRIGGPLTAAGIEVLQVNVGDRCNLSCRHCHVGAGPAGTRVMPRAILERCLAVLRASAIPAVDVTGGAPELHPDIRWFLRECAAPGRRVTVRSNFAVLLEEGCRDLPDLYADLRVELVTSLPSWDEEHTDRQRGAGVFRKVVTVMRQLNERGYGAPGSGLVLDVVHNPIGAYLPGCQAALERQYRESLGARQGVLFNRLRCITNMPIGRFLDFLRRTENRDEYLGTLEASFNPATLQSVMCRSMVSVGWDGTLYDCDFNQVLRLPIDHGAPASILAFDHERLRRRRITVGDHCFGCTAGPGSSCQGQAAAGR; via the coding sequence GTGCCCGCAGGCGCCTTCGAGCAGAGGATCGGCGGCCCGCTCACGGCCGCCGGGATCGAAGTCCTCCAGGTCAACGTCGGGGACCGCTGCAACCTCTCCTGCCGGCACTGCCACGTCGGCGCCGGCCCCGCAGGGACGCGGGTGATGCCGCGGGCGATCCTCGAGCGCTGCCTCGCGGTTCTGCGGGCTTCCGCCATACCGGCCGTCGACGTCACCGGCGGCGCGCCGGAGCTGCACCCGGACATCCGCTGGTTCCTGCGCGAGTGCGCGGCGCCCGGACGGCGGGTGACGGTCCGCTCCAACTTCGCGGTCCTCCTCGAGGAAGGCTGCCGCGACCTGCCCGACCTGTACGCGGACCTGCGTGTCGAGCTGGTCACGTCGCTGCCGTCGTGGGACGAGGAGCACACTGACCGCCAGCGGGGGGCGGGCGTGTTCCGCAAGGTCGTCACTGTCATGCGTCAGCTCAACGAGCGCGGCTACGGGGCGCCCGGGTCCGGCCTCGTCCTCGACGTGGTCCACAACCCGATCGGCGCCTACCTTCCCGGGTGCCAGGCCGCGCTGGAGCGCCAGTACCGCGAGTCGCTCGGTGCGCGGCAGGGGGTGCTCTTCAACCGCCTGCGGTGCATCACCAACATGCCCATCGGGCGCTTCCTCGATTTCCTCCGCCGCACGGAGAACCGCGACGAGTACCTGGGGACCCTCGAGGCGTCGTTCAACCCCGCGACGCTGCAGAGCGTGATGTGCCGCTCGATGGTCTCGGTGGGGTGGGACGGTACGCTCTACGACTGCGACTTCAACCAGGTGCTGCGGCTGCCGATCGACCACGGCGCGCCGGCCTCGATCCTCGCCTTCGACCACGAGCGGCTGCGGCGGCGGCGGATCACCGTCGGGGACCACTGCTTTGGCTGCACCGCCGGCCCCGGCAGCTCCTGCCAGGGGCAGGCCGCTGCAGGCCGCTGA
- a CDS encoding AIM24 family protein, giving the protein MTDAAAALQRARELFQQGDARQAEEIVDRLVAENPRSTTALNFRAYLIYRRGDMDGALAAYRRLTELEPRVAGHLANLGLICFKGQRYLEAQAAFERQLELDPDDVKALRNLGFCLERQQSLEKALDCFTRAGDEENAEKVRCRLVPRGEAVARGEDAGTVATGRAGGARRPRADGSGAPEAALEPEVGDWLSGLSLPQPGEGPELVRAGAGALLAQVREKVFVNTFFCAGHRGVVVFAPAFREAGKAASKFGERHGVLARAEGNGELVLAGGGRGLHALHLAGGRLFVNHAALVACGTEITVSFEFAGFLKGRFLAVELSGAGSVVLAVRGTPVVLPMLPDQPTLVRPDAVVAWTEQLAYDTEVVPELKRLTGKDEALRYRFEGRGHLVLQDG; this is encoded by the coding sequence ATGACCGACGCCGCGGCGGCGCTGCAGCGGGCGCGCGAGCTCTTCCAGCAGGGGGACGCCCGCCAGGCGGAGGAGATCGTCGACCGCCTGGTTGCCGAGAACCCGCGCTCGACGACCGCCCTGAACTTCCGCGCCTACCTCATCTACCGCCGCGGCGACATGGACGGGGCCCTCGCCGCGTATCGCCGGCTGACCGAGCTGGAGCCGCGCGTCGCCGGCCACCTCGCGAACCTCGGCCTCATCTGCTTCAAGGGGCAGCGCTACCTGGAGGCGCAGGCGGCCTTCGAGCGCCAGCTCGAGCTCGATCCGGACGACGTCAAGGCGCTGCGCAACCTGGGCTTCTGCCTCGAGCGACAGCAGTCGCTGGAGAAGGCGCTCGATTGCTTCACGCGCGCCGGCGACGAGGAGAACGCCGAGAAGGTGCGTTGCCGGCTGGTGCCCCGGGGCGAAGCCGTGGCGCGGGGCGAGGACGCGGGGACGGTCGCGACCGGGCGCGCCGGCGGTGCGCGCCGCCCGCGGGCTGACGGGTCGGGGGCCCCGGAGGCCGCCCTCGAGCCGGAGGTCGGCGATTGGCTCTCGGGCCTGAGCCTGCCGCAGCCGGGGGAGGGGCCGGAGCTGGTGCGGGCGGGCGCCGGGGCCCTGCTCGCCCAGGTGCGCGAGAAGGTCTTCGTGAACACGTTCTTCTGTGCGGGCCACCGGGGCGTGGTGGTCTTTGCCCCGGCGTTCCGCGAGGCCGGGAAGGCCGCCTCGAAGTTCGGCGAGCGCCACGGGGTGCTCGCGCGGGCCGAGGGCAACGGCGAGCTGGTCCTCGCCGGCGGGGGACGCGGCCTGCACGCGCTGCACCTGGCCGGCGGCCGGCTCTTCGTGAACCACGCGGCGCTCGTCGCCTGCGGCACGGAGATCACGGTCTCCTTCGAGTTCGCCGGCTTCCTCAAGGGGAGGTTCCTTGCGGTGGAGCTCTCCGGCGCCGGGTCGGTGGTCCTCGCGGTTCGGGGCACGCCCGTCGTGCTGCCGATGCTGCCCGACCAGCCGACGCTGGTGCGCCCGGACGCGGTCGTCGCCTGGACCGAGCAGCTCGCGTACGACACGGAGGTCGTGCCGGAGCTCAAGCGCCTCACCGGCAAGGACGAGGCGCTGCGCTACCGCTTCGAGGGGCGCGGGCACCTGGTGCTCCAGGACGGCTAG